Proteins from a genomic interval of Burkholderia cepacia GG4:
- the phoU gene encoding phosphate signaling complex protein PhoU: MSDKHLSSQFDADLNAVSSKVLEMGGLVESQIVGAMHALNEFDRDAAEKVIAAEETLNAMEVDIDQECGNIIARRQPAARDLRLLMSISKTITNLERAGDEAEKIAKRVRRLVDEPAARTVNIAEIKVSGEMAVTILRRALDAFARLDTVAAAQIVKDDKEIDLEFRAFVRKLVSYMQEDPRTISVGLEYLFIAKAIERIGDHAKNIAEFIIYIVKGTDVRHQPRDTLDREANS; this comes from the coding sequence ATGTCGGATAAACATCTGTCGAGCCAGTTCGACGCGGACCTGAATGCCGTGTCGTCGAAAGTGCTGGAAATGGGCGGGCTCGTCGAGTCGCAGATCGTGGGCGCGATGCACGCGCTCAACGAATTCGACCGCGATGCGGCCGAGAAGGTGATCGCGGCCGAGGAAACGCTGAACGCGATGGAAGTCGACATCGACCAGGAATGCGGCAACATCATCGCGCGGAGGCAGCCTGCCGCGCGTGACCTGCGTCTTCTGATGTCGATCTCGAAAACGATTACGAACCTCGAGCGCGCCGGCGACGAGGCCGAGAAGATCGCGAAGCGCGTGCGTCGCCTGGTCGACGAACCGGCCGCGCGTACGGTGAACATCGCCGAGATCAAGGTGTCGGGCGAGATGGCCGTGACGATCCTGCGCCGCGCGCTCGACGCGTTCGCGCGCCTCGATACGGTGGCCGCCGCGCAGATCGTCAAGGACGACAAGGAAATCGACCTGGAATTCCGCGCGTTCGTGCGCAAGCTCGTGTCGTACATGCAGGAAGATCCGCGCACGATCTCGGTCGGCCTCGAATACCTGTTCATCGCGAAGGCGATCGAACGGATCGGTGACCATGCGAAGAACATCGCCGAGTTCATCATCTACATCGTGAAGGGCACCGACGTGCGGCACCAGCCGCGCGACACGCTCGACCGCGAAGCCAACAGTTAA
- the pstB gene encoding phosphate ABC transporter ATP-binding protein PstB translates to MNMAESHLNPVERTAAPAGTHDAAHGRPLAPLNAKIEVNNLNFFYNKFHALKNINLRIPEGKVTAFIGPSGCGKSTLLRTFNKMFALYPEQRAEGEILMDGENLLTTKRDISLLRARIGMVFQKPTPFPMSIYDNIAFGVKMFEKLTRSEMDDRVEWALTKAALWTEVKDKLNQSGYGLSGGQQQRLCIARGIAIRPEVLLLDEPCSALDPISTGRIEELIAELKSDYTVVIVTHNMQQAARCSDFTAYMYLGELIEFGETEKIFIKPVRKETEDYITGRFG, encoded by the coding sequence ATGAATATGGCAGAAAGCCACCTGAATCCCGTCGAGCGCACCGCTGCGCCCGCCGGCACGCACGATGCGGCACATGGCCGTCCGCTGGCGCCGCTGAACGCGAAGATCGAGGTCAACAACCTCAACTTCTTCTACAACAAGTTCCACGCGCTGAAGAACATCAACCTGCGCATTCCCGAAGGGAAGGTGACGGCGTTCATCGGCCCGTCGGGTTGCGGCAAGTCGACGCTGCTGCGCACGTTCAACAAGATGTTCGCGCTCTATCCGGAGCAGCGCGCCGAAGGCGAAATCCTGATGGACGGCGAGAACCTGCTGACGACGAAGCGCGACATCTCGCTGCTGCGCGCACGAATCGGCATGGTGTTCCAGAAGCCGACCCCGTTCCCGATGTCGATCTACGACAACATCGCGTTCGGCGTGAAGATGTTCGAGAAGCTCACGCGCTCCGAAATGGACGACCGCGTCGAATGGGCGCTGACCAAGGCGGCGCTTTGGACCGAAGTGAAGGACAAGCTGAACCAGAGCGGCTACGGGCTGTCCGGCGGCCAGCAGCAGCGTCTGTGCATCGCGCGCGGCATCGCGATCCGACCGGAAGTGCTGCTGCTCGACGAACCGTGCTCGGCGCTCGACCCGATCTCGACGGGGCGCATCGAAGAACTGATCGCCGAGCTGAAAAGCGACTACACGGTCGTGATCGTCACGCACAACATGCAGCAGGCCGCGCGCTGCTCGGACTTCACGGCCTACATGTACCTGGGCGAGCTGATCGAATTCGGCGAAACCGAAAAGATCTTCATCAAGCCGGTGCGCAAGGAAACGGAAGACTACATCACCGGCCGTTTCGGCTGA
- the pstA gene encoding phosphate ABC transporter permease PstA, which yields MSEPIMNFPGPNGAVLEAMRNRLQRKRKVTNAIALTAALGAMAFGLLWLVWILYTTVHLGIGGLSLQLFTESTPAPNTEGGGLANAIVGSLLLCGFGTLVGTPIGILAGVYLAEYGQKNLLASTIRFINDILLSAPSIVIGLFVYAIVVAKSGRFSGWAGVIALALLQIPIVIRTTENMLKLVPNALREAAFALGTPKWRMVLKITLRASVGGIVTGVLLAVARIAGETAPLLFTALSNQFFSWDMSQPMANLPVTIYKFAMSPFAEWQSLAWAGVFLITLGVLGLNILARSIFSKK from the coding sequence ATGAGCGAGCCCATCATGAATTTCCCGGGGCCGAACGGCGCCGTCCTCGAGGCCATGCGCAACCGGCTGCAGCGCAAGCGCAAGGTCACCAACGCGATCGCGCTCACCGCGGCGCTCGGTGCGATGGCATTCGGCCTGCTGTGGCTCGTGTGGATTCTCTACACGACGGTGCATCTCGGCATCGGCGGCCTGTCGCTGCAGCTGTTCACCGAATCGACGCCGGCACCGAACACGGAAGGCGGCGGTCTGGCGAACGCGATCGTCGGCAGCTTGCTGTTGTGCGGCTTCGGTACGCTGGTCGGCACGCCGATCGGCATCCTCGCAGGCGTCTATCTCGCCGAATACGGCCAGAAGAACCTGCTGGCGAGCACGATTCGCTTCATCAACGACATCCTGCTGTCGGCGCCGTCGATCGTCATCGGCCTGTTCGTGTACGCGATCGTCGTCGCGAAGTCGGGGCGCTTCTCGGGCTGGGCCGGCGTGATCGCGCTCGCCCTGCTGCAGATTCCGATCGTGATCCGCACGACCGAGAACATGCTGAAGCTCGTGCCGAATGCGCTGCGTGAAGCGGCCTTCGCCCTCGGCACGCCGAAGTGGCGGATGGTGCTGAAGATCACGCTGCGTGCGTCGGTCGGCGGGATCGTGACGGGCGTGCTGCTCGCGGTCGCTCGGATTGCCGGCGAAACGGCGCCGCTGCTGTTCACGGCACTGTCGAACCAGTTCTTCTCGTGGGACATGAGCCAGCCGATGGCGAACCTGCCCGTCACGATCTACAAGTTCGCGATGAGCCCGTTCGCGGAATGGCAATCGCTCGCATGGGCAGGCGTGTTCCTGATTACGCTCGGGGTGCTCGGACTCAACATCCTGGCGCGCTCGATCTTCTCGAAAAAGTAA
- the pstC gene encoding phosphate ABC transporter permease PstC translates to MSDISYTSSRPADAAQQRAPSRLGDVLFGGLARLAAIVTLLLLGGIIVSLIIASMPTIQKFGLGFLLQSEWDPNSDVYGALVPIYGTIVTSIIALAIAVPVSFGIALFLTELSPVWLRRPLGIAIELLAAIPSIVYGMWGLLVFAPIFAEYFQKPIGHLFANVWVLGPLTAGPPIGIGILAAGVILAIMIIPYIASVMRDVFEVTPVLLKESAYGIGCTTWEVMWKVVLPYTKTGVIGGVMLGLGRALGETMAVTFVIGNTNLLDSVSLFAPGNSITSALANEFAEAQPGLHTSALMELGLILFVITFIVLSISKLLLLRLEKGEGKK, encoded by the coding sequence ATGTCTGATATTTCCTACACGTCCTCCCGACCCGCCGACGCCGCGCAGCAGCGCGCGCCGAGCCGCCTCGGAGACGTTCTGTTCGGCGGCCTCGCACGGCTTGCCGCGATCGTGACCCTGCTGCTGCTGGGCGGGATCATCGTTTCCCTGATCATTGCGTCGATGCCGACTATCCAGAAGTTCGGCCTCGGCTTCCTGTTGCAATCCGAGTGGGATCCCAACTCGGATGTCTACGGCGCACTCGTGCCGATCTACGGCACGATCGTGACGTCGATCATCGCACTCGCCATCGCGGTGCCCGTCAGCTTCGGCATCGCGCTGTTCCTGACCGAGCTGTCGCCCGTGTGGCTGCGCCGTCCGCTCGGCATCGCGATCGAGCTGCTCGCCGCGATTCCGTCGATCGTGTACGGCATGTGGGGGCTGCTCGTGTTCGCCCCGATCTTCGCCGAATATTTCCAGAAGCCGATCGGCCACCTGTTCGCGAACGTATGGGTGCTCGGCCCGCTGACGGCCGGCCCGCCCATCGGCATCGGTATTCTCGCGGCCGGCGTGATCCTCGCGATCATGATCATCCCGTACATCGCGTCGGTGATGCGCGACGTGTTCGAAGTCACGCCCGTGCTGCTGAAGGAATCGGCCTACGGGATCGGCTGCACGACGTGGGAAGTGATGTGGAAGGTCGTGCTGCCCTATACGAAGACCGGCGTGATCGGCGGCGTGATGCTCGGCCTCGGCCGCGCGCTCGGCGAGACGATGGCCGTGACGTTCGTGATCGGCAACACGAACCTGCTCGACAGCGTGTCGCTGTTCGCGCCGGGCAACAGCATCACGTCGGCGCTCGCGAACGAATTCGCGGAAGCGCAACCGGGCCTGCATACGTCCGCGCTGATGGAACTGGGCCTGATCCTGTTCGTGATCACGTTCATCGTGCTGTCCATCTCCAAACTGCTGCTGCTTCGTCTCGAGAAGGGAGAGGGCAAGAAATGA
- the pstS gene encoding phosphate ABC transporter substrate-binding protein PstS, translating into MKLMQTAIAGLAGALFAVAAQAADITGAGSTFAMPIYTKWAADYQQSGGAKVNYQGIGSSGGLKQINAKTVDFAGSDAPLKDEELAKEGLFQFPTVVGGVVPVVNVPGVKAGELTLSGPVLGDIYLGKIKKWNDPAIAALNPKVKLPDTDIAVVRRADGSGTSFIWTNYLSKVNDEWKSKIGEGTTVNWPTGTGGKGNDGVAAFVQRLPGAIGYVEWAYAKKNNMVYTALKNSTGTVVEPKTETFKAAAAGANWSKSFYQILTNQPGKEAWPVVGATFVLLHAKQDKPEQGVETLKFFSWAFKNGEKAADSLDYISLPPAVETEIRKQWKTKVTDASGKPVAAE; encoded by the coding sequence ATGAAATTGATGCAAACCGCGATTGCCGGCCTGGCTGGCGCGCTTTTCGCCGTCGCCGCTCAAGCTGCCGACATCACGGGCGCAGGCAGCACGTTTGCGATGCCGATCTATACGAAATGGGCCGCTGACTATCAGCAGTCCGGCGGCGCGAAGGTGAACTACCAAGGTATCGGCTCGTCGGGCGGCCTGAAGCAGATCAATGCAAAGACGGTCGATTTTGCCGGCTCGGACGCTCCGCTGAAGGATGAAGAGCTCGCGAAGGAAGGCCTGTTCCAGTTCCCGACGGTGGTCGGCGGCGTGGTGCCGGTCGTCAACGTGCCGGGCGTGAAGGCCGGTGAACTGACGCTGTCGGGCCCGGTGCTCGGCGACATCTACCTCGGCAAGATCAAGAAGTGGAACGACCCGGCGATCGCCGCGCTGAACCCGAAGGTCAAGCTGCCGGATACGGACATCGCGGTCGTGCGCCGCGCTGACGGTTCGGGCACCAGCTTCATCTGGACGAACTACCTGTCGAAGGTCAACGACGAGTGGAAGTCGAAGATCGGCGAAGGCACGACGGTCAACTGGCCGACGGGCACGGGCGGCAAGGGCAACGACGGCGTCGCAGCCTTCGTGCAGCGCCTGCCGGGCGCGATCGGCTACGTCGAGTGGGCGTACGCGAAGAAGAACAACATGGTCTACACCGCGCTGAAGAACTCGACGGGCACGGTGGTCGAGCCGAAGACGGAAACGTTCAAGGCCGCTGCCGCGGGCGCGAACTGGTCGAAGTCGTTCTACCAGATCCTGACGAACCAGCCGGGCAAGGAAGCATGGCCGGTCGTCGGCGCGACGTTCGTGCTGCTGCACGCGAAGCAGGACAAGCCGGAGCAGGGCGTCGAAACGCTGAAGTTCTTCAGCTGGGCGTTCAAGAACGGCGAGAAGGCAGCCGACAGCCTCGACTACATCTCGCTGCCGCCGGCGGTCGAGACGGAAATCCGCAAGCAGTGGAAGACGAAGGTGACGGACGCATCGGGCAAGCCGGTCGCCGCCGAGTAA
- the glmM gene encoding phosphoglucosamine mutase, whose product MGRRYFGTDGIRGTVGDAPITPDFVLRLGYAAGKVLAGTSDVAAGARPTVLIGKDTRVSGYMLEAALEAGFSAAGVDVMLAGPMPTPGVAYLTRALRLSAGVVISASHNPYHDNGIKFFSADGNKLPDDTEAAIEAWLDKPLECAPSDGLGKARRLDDAAGRYIEFCKSTFPAAYDLRGLKLVIDCAHGAAYQIAPHVFHELGADVIPIGVAPNGFNINDGVGATAPDALVRAVRANHADLGIALDGDADRLQVVDSTGRLFNGDELLYVLVKDRIATDGKVDGAVGTLMTNLAVEVALQREGVEFVRAAVGDRYVLEQLRERGWQLGAEGSGHILSLDRHSTGDGIVSALLVLAALKRSGRTLAQMLDGVTLFPQKLINVRMKPGADWKGSASIRAAIDAAESALAGRGRVLIRASGTEPVLRVMVEAQHAADATRHAEAIADAVRVATS is encoded by the coding sequence ATGGGGCGTCGATATTTCGGCACGGACGGCATTCGCGGTACGGTGGGCGATGCGCCCATCACGCCTGATTTCGTGTTGCGTCTCGGCTACGCAGCCGGCAAGGTACTGGCCGGCACGTCCGACGTCGCGGCCGGCGCGCGTCCGACGGTGCTGATCGGCAAGGACACGCGCGTGTCGGGCTACATGCTCGAGGCCGCGCTCGAAGCCGGCTTCTCGGCCGCCGGCGTCGACGTGATGCTGGCCGGCCCGATGCCGACGCCGGGCGTCGCATACCTGACGCGCGCGCTGCGCCTGTCGGCCGGCGTCGTGATCAGCGCGTCGCACAACCCGTATCACGACAACGGCATCAAGTTCTTCTCCGCGGACGGCAACAAGCTGCCCGACGATACCGAAGCCGCGATCGAAGCGTGGCTCGACAAGCCGCTCGAATGCGCACCGTCGGACGGGCTGGGCAAGGCCCGCCGCCTCGACGACGCGGCCGGCCGCTACATCGAGTTCTGCAAGAGCACGTTCCCGGCCGCATACGACCTGCGCGGGCTGAAGCTCGTGATCGACTGCGCGCACGGCGCCGCGTACCAGATCGCGCCGCACGTGTTCCATGAACTCGGCGCGGACGTGATCCCGATCGGCGTCGCGCCGAACGGCTTCAACATCAACGACGGCGTCGGCGCGACGGCGCCCGACGCGCTGGTGCGCGCGGTGCGCGCGAACCACGCGGATCTCGGCATCGCGCTCGACGGCGATGCGGACCGCCTGCAGGTCGTCGATTCGACGGGCCGGCTGTTCAATGGCGACGAACTGCTCTACGTGCTCGTGAAGGACCGGATCGCCACCGACGGCAAGGTCGACGGCGCGGTCGGCACGCTGATGACGAACCTCGCGGTCGAGGTTGCGTTGCAGCGCGAGGGCGTGGAGTTCGTGCGCGCGGCGGTCGGCGACCGCTACGTGCTCGAACAGTTGCGCGAGCGCGGCTGGCAGCTCGGCGCGGAAGGCTCGGGCCACATCCTGTCGCTCGACCGGCATTCGACCGGCGACGGCATCGTGTCGGCGCTGCTCGTGCTGGCCGCGCTCAAGCGCAGCGGCCGCACGCTCGCGCAGATGCTCGACGGCGTCACGCTGTTCCCGCAGAAGCTGATCAACGTGCGGATGAAGCCGGGCGCCGACTGGAAGGGCAGCGCATCGATTCGCGCGGCGATCGACGCGGCCGAAAGCGCGCTTGCCGGCCGCGGCCGCGTGCTGATTCGCGCGTCGGGCACCGAGCCGGTCCTGCGGGTGATGGTCGAGGCGCAGCACGCGGCCGACGCGACCCGCCATGCGGAGGCGATCGCCGACGCGGTGCGCGTGGCGACGAGCTGA
- the folP gene encoding dihydropteroate synthase, with protein MWLHTGPFCFHQRLLPVSDSAVSAFIPAPLQCGRFSLTFDRPLVMGILNATPDSFSDGGRFLARDDALRQAERMIADGVDLIDIGGESTRPGAPPVPLDEELARVIPLVEALRPLNVPLSIDTYKPAVMRAALAAGADLINDIWGFRQPGAIDAVREGNSGLCAMHMLGEPQTMQVGEPDYGDVVTDVRDFLAARAQALRDAGIAPERICVDPGFGFGKAVVDDNYALLAALPDTAPARPDGRAYPILAGMSRKSMLGAVIGGKPPMERVAASVAAALCAVARGAAIVRVHDVAATVDALKVWNAVREAARQR; from the coding sequence GTGTGGCTTCACACCGGCCCGTTTTGCTTTCATCAACGCCTCCTGCCCGTGTCCGATTCCGCTGTTTCCGCGTTCATTCCCGCGCCGCTCCAGTGCGGCCGCTTCTCGCTGACGTTCGACCGCCCGCTCGTGATGGGCATCCTCAACGCCACCCCCGATTCGTTTTCTGACGGCGGCCGTTTCCTCGCGCGCGACGATGCGCTGCGCCAGGCCGAGCGGATGATCGCCGACGGTGTCGACCTGATCGACATCGGCGGCGAGTCGACGCGCCCAGGCGCGCCGCCCGTGCCGCTCGACGAGGAGCTCGCGCGCGTGATTCCGCTCGTCGAGGCGCTGCGGCCGCTGAACGTGCCGCTGTCGATCGACACCTACAAGCCGGCCGTGATGCGCGCGGCGCTCGCAGCGGGCGCGGACCTGATCAACGACATCTGGGGGTTCCGCCAGCCGGGCGCGATCGACGCGGTGCGCGAAGGCAACAGCGGGCTGTGCGCGATGCACATGCTCGGCGAGCCGCAGACGATGCAGGTCGGTGAGCCCGACTACGGCGACGTCGTGACCGACGTGCGCGACTTTCTCGCCGCACGCGCGCAGGCGCTGCGCGACGCGGGCATCGCGCCGGAACGGATCTGCGTCGATCCGGGGTTCGGGTTCGGCAAGGCGGTGGTCGACGACAATTACGCGCTGCTGGCCGCGTTGCCGGACACGGCGCCCGCGCGGCCCGACGGGCGCGCGTATCCGATTCTCGCGGGGATGTCGCGCAAGTCGATGCTCGGCGCGGTGATCGGCGGCAAGCCGCCGATGGAACGCGTCGCGGCGAGCGTGGCCGCCGCGTTGTGTGCGGTTGCGCGGGGTGCCGCGATCGTGCGCGTGCACGACGTCGCGGCGACGGTCGATGCGCTGAAGGTCTGGAACGCCGTGCGCGAAGCCGCGCGGCAACGATAA
- the ftsH gene encoding ATP-dependent zinc metalloprotease FtsH encodes MNNNMFSKAAVWLVIALVLFTVFKQFDKPRVQEGVSYSQFMDDAKNGKVKTVIVQGRNLTVTPADGQKYQIVSPGDIWMVGDLMKYGVQVSGKADDEPNALMSALYYLGPTILIIVFWFYMMRQMQGGGKGGAFSFGKSRARLIDENNNAVNFSDVAGCDEAKEEVSELVDFLRDPQKFQKLGGRIPRGVLLVGPPGTGKTLLARAIAGEAKVPFFSISGSDFVEMFVGVGAARVRDMFEQAKKHAPCIVFIDEIDAVGRHRGAGMGGGNDEREQTLNQMLVEMDGFEANSGVIVIAATNRSDVLDKALLRPGRFDRQVYVGLPDIRGREQIMRVHLRKVPIANDVDAAVIARGTPGFSGADLANLVNEAALFAARRGKRIVEMQDFEDAKDKIFMGPERKSAVIREEAKRATAYHESGHAVIAKLLPKADPVHKVTIIPRGRALGVTWQLPEHDNETYSKDYLLDRLAILFGGRVAEELFLNLISTGASDDFNKATQTARAMVARFGMTDALGPMVYVDDESDNGPFGRGFTRTISEATQQKVDGEIRRVLDEQYGLARRLLEENRDKVEAMTAALMEWETIDADQINDIMEGRPPRSPKSSPAVGGDSSGGGTAAEVKPGNAPAPASPA; translated from the coding sequence TTGAACAACAATATGTTTTCGAAGGCAGCAGTGTGGCTAGTGATCGCACTGGTGCTGTTTACGGTGTTCAAGCAGTTCGACAAGCCCCGCGTCCAGGAAGGTGTGTCCTATTCGCAGTTCATGGACGACGCCAAGAACGGCAAGGTCAAGACTGTCATCGTGCAGGGGCGCAACCTCACCGTCACTCCGGCTGATGGCCAGAAATACCAGATCGTGTCGCCCGGCGACATCTGGATGGTCGGCGATCTGATGAAGTACGGCGTGCAGGTCAGCGGCAAGGCCGACGACGAGCCGAACGCGCTGATGTCCGCGCTGTACTACCTCGGGCCGACGATCCTGATCATCGTGTTCTGGTTCTACATGATGAGGCAGATGCAGGGGGGCGGCAAAGGCGGCGCATTCTCGTTCGGGAAATCGCGCGCGCGGCTGATCGACGAGAACAACAACGCGGTGAACTTCTCCGACGTCGCGGGCTGCGACGAAGCGAAGGAAGAAGTGTCCGAGCTCGTCGACTTCCTGCGCGACCCGCAGAAATTCCAGAAGCTGGGCGGTCGCATTCCGCGCGGCGTGCTGCTCGTCGGCCCCCCGGGTACCGGCAAGACGCTGCTGGCCCGCGCGATCGCGGGTGAAGCGAAGGTGCCGTTCTTCAGCATCTCGGGTTCGGACTTCGTCGAAATGTTCGTCGGTGTCGGTGCGGCCCGTGTGCGCGACATGTTCGAGCAGGCGAAGAAGCATGCACCGTGCATCGTGTTCATCGACGAAATCGACGCGGTCGGTCGTCATCGCGGCGCCGGCATGGGCGGCGGCAACGACGAGCGCGAGCAGACGCTGAACCAGATGCTGGTCGAGATGGACGGCTTCGAGGCGAACTCGGGCGTGATCGTGATTGCCGCGACCAACCGTTCCGACGTGCTCGACAAGGCGCTGCTGCGTCCGGGCCGTTTCGACCGCCAGGTCTATGTCGGCCTGCCGGACATCCGTGGCCGCGAGCAGATCATGCGCGTGCACCTGCGCAAGGTGCCGATCGCGAACGACGTCGACGCAGCGGTCATCGCGCGCGGCACGCCGGGCTTCTCGGGTGCGGATCTCGCGAACCTCGTGAACGAAGCGGCGCTGTTTGCTGCACGCCGCGGCAAGCGCATCGTCGAGATGCAGGATTTCGAGGACGCGAAGGACAAGATCTTCATGGGTCCGGAGCGCAAGTCGGCCGTGATTCGCGAGGAAGCGAAGCGCGCGACGGCTTACCACGAGTCGGGCCACGCGGTGATCGCGAAGCTGCTGCCGAAGGCCGATCCGGTGCACAAGGTCACGATCATCCCGCGCGGTCGCGCGCTGGGTGTCACGTGGCAGCTGCCGGAGCATGACAACGAGACGTACTCGAAGGACTACCTGCTCGACCGCCTGGCGATCCTGTTCGGCGGCCGCGTGGCCGAGGAGCTGTTCCTGAACCTGATCAGCACCGGCGCATCGGACGACTTCAACAAAGCGACGCAGACGGCGCGCGCGATGGTGGCCCGCTTCGGCATGACCGACGCGCTCGGACCGATGGTCTACGTCGACGACGAGAGCGACAACGGTCCGTTCGGCCGCGGCTTCACGCGCACGATCTCGGAAGCGACGCAGCAGAAGGTCGACGGCGAAATCCGCCGCGTGCTCGACGAACAGTACGGCCTTGCGCGCCGCCTGCTCGAAGAGAACCGCGACAAGGTCGAGGCGATGACGGCCGCGCTGATGGAGTGGGAGACGATCGACGCCGATCAGATCAACGACATCATGGAAGGGCGCCCGCCGCGCTCGCCGAAGAGCTCGCCGGCGGTCGGCGGCGATTCGTCGGGTGGCGGTACGGCCGCCGAAGTAAAGCCGGGCAACGCACCGGCGCCTGCTTCGCCGGCATAA
- a CDS encoding RlmE family RNA methyltransferase, translating into MAKNRFNQHWLHDHINDPYVKMAQREGYRARAAYKLKEIDEQDKLIRPGQVIVDLGATPGSWSQYARNKLAQGKKRDAEREGGIDGTIVALDILPMEPIADVHFLQGDFREDTVLHQLEEVLEGRSVDLVISDMAPNLSGVASADAARIEHLCDLALEFAQNHLKPDGALLVKCFHGSGYSQIVEKFKQQFKTVAPRKPKASRDKSSETFILGRHLKHPR; encoded by the coding sequence ATGGCAAAAAACCGCTTTAACCAGCACTGGCTGCACGACCACATCAACGACCCGTACGTCAAAATGGCGCAGCGGGAGGGCTATCGCGCGCGTGCCGCGTACAAACTGAAGGAAATCGACGAGCAGGACAAGCTGATCCGTCCGGGCCAGGTGATCGTCGACCTCGGCGCGACGCCGGGCAGCTGGAGCCAGTATGCCCGCAACAAGCTCGCGCAGGGCAAGAAGCGCGACGCGGAGCGCGAGGGCGGCATCGACGGCACGATCGTTGCGCTCGACATCCTGCCGATGGAGCCGATCGCCGACGTCCATTTCCTCCAGGGCGACTTCCGCGAGGACACCGTCCTCCACCAGCTCGAAGAAGTGCTCGAAGGTCGCTCGGTGGACCTTGTTATTTCCGACATGGCCCCCAACCTTTCCGGCGTGGCCTCGGCGGACGCGGCGCGCATCGAGCATCTGTGCGATCTGGCGCTCGAATTCGCGCAGAACCATCTGAAGCCGGACGGTGCGCTGCTCGTGAAGTGTTTTCACGGCAGCGGCTACAGCCAGATCGTCGAGAAATTCAAACAGCAGTTTAAGACCGTCGCGCCGCGCAAGCCGAAGGCGTCCCGCGACAAATCGTCCGAAACGTTCATTTTGGGTCGGCATCTGAAGCATCCGCGGTGA
- a CDS encoding YhbY family RNA-binding protein, which produces MPALSLSPAERSALRSQAHALKPVVLIGAEGLTDAVLKEIKVHLAAHQLIKIRVFGDERDERVAIYDEICDRLSAAPIQHIGKLLVIWKPEAAAAAPARGRRAGTLPSAAEAIDDKKGRAPRTVKVVKVSPNASPVRRPRPVKVTVRGNERVTAGGTVKRAKKRQASTKRPHQDK; this is translated from the coding sequence ATGCCCGCCCTTTCGCTTTCCCCCGCCGAGCGCTCCGCGCTGCGCTCCCAGGCCCATGCGCTCAAGCCCGTCGTGCTGATCGGCGCCGAAGGGCTGACCGACGCCGTGCTGAAGGAAATCAAGGTGCACCTCGCCGCGCACCAGCTGATCAAGATTCGCGTGTTCGGCGACGAGCGCGACGAGCGCGTCGCCATTTACGACGAGATCTGCGACCGCCTGAGCGCGGCGCCGATCCAGCACATCGGCAAGCTGCTGGTGATCTGGAAGCCCGAGGCTGCCGCAGCGGCCCCGGCCCGTGGCCGTCGTGCCGGCACGCTGCCGAGCGCGGCCGAAGCCATCGACGACAAGAAAGGCCGTGCGCCGCGCACCGTCAAGGTCGTCAAGGTGTCGCCGAACGCGAGCCCCGTGCGCCGTCCGAGGCCGGTGAAAGTCACGGTCCGCGGCAACGAGCGCGTGACGGCAGGCGGCACGGTGAAGCGTGCGAAAAAGCGTCAGGCCAGCACGAAGCGGCCGCACCAGGACAAGTAA
- a CDS encoding DUF4149 domain-containing protein, with the protein MPHRVFRLLSAVWVGSLLTIGYAVAPVLFKMLERMTAGSVAAQLFRIEAILGVVCGVLLLALSNQQVRRGSGDYRRVRWIVAAMVACVLVGYFALQPFMNALRVAAMDAGTDIANSPYASRFGMLHGVSSLFYLVESVLGLMLIWRLPARDA; encoded by the coding sequence ATGCCGCATCGGGTGTTCCGTCTGCTGTCGGCCGTGTGGGTCGGCAGCTTGCTGACGATCGGGTATGCGGTCGCGCCCGTGCTGTTCAAGATGCTGGAGCGGATGACGGCCGGTTCGGTCGCCGCCCAGCTGTTTCGCATCGAGGCGATCCTCGGTGTCGTGTGCGGCGTGCTGCTGCTCGCGTTGTCGAACCAGCAGGTACGACGTGGCAGCGGCGACTATCGTCGCGTGCGCTGGATCGTCGCGGCGATGGTCGCGTGCGTGCTGGTCGGGTATTTTGCGCTGCAGCCGTTCATGAACGCGCTGCGGGTGGCCGCGATGGATGCGGGCACCGATATCGCGAACTCGCCGTATGCGAGCCGCTTCGGGATGCTGCACGGTGTCTCGAGCCTGTTCTATCTCGTCGAGAGCGTGCTGGGGCTGATGCTGATCTGGCGTCTGCCGGCGCGCGACGCCTGA